A genomic stretch from Arachis stenosperma cultivar V10309 chromosome 3, arast.V10309.gnm1.PFL2, whole genome shotgun sequence includes:
- the LOC130969096 gene encoding 2-methylene-furan-3-one reductase: MSVSAALSSTPSHLTSLPSSSPFSLRFSLPFRENNRDRLFFSPQSRRHSGVVVVRSQATTTPASSEAVKATAVPSEMKAWVYGEYGGVDVLKFDSSVGVPDVKEDQVLVKVVAAALNPVDAKRRQGKFKATDSPLPTVPGYDVAGVVVKVGSKVKDFKVGDEVYGDVNEKALEGPKQFGSLAEYTAVEERLLAPKPKNLNFAEAASLPLAIETAYEGLERLGFSPGKSILVLNGSGGVGTLVIQLAKKVFGASRVAATSSTRNLELLKSLGADLAIDYTKENFEDLPEKFDVVYDAIGQCERAVKAVKEGGSVVALTGAVTPPGFRFVVTSNGAVLRKLNPYLESGQVKPVVDPKGPFSFAQLAEAFTYLETNRATGKVVISPIP, from the exons ATGTCCGTCTCAGCTGCACTCTCCTCCACACCTTCCCACCTCACCTCTCTCCCTTCCAGTTCTCCATTTTCTCTCAGATTTTCCCTTCCTTTCCGGGAAAATAACAGGGACCGGTTATTCTTCAGTCCTCAGAGTCGGAGACACTCAGGAGTTGTGGTGGTGAGGTCTCAGGCTACAACCACACCTGCTTCTTCTGAGGCAGTTAAAGCGACGGCTGTGCCTTCTGAGATGAAGGCATGGGTGTACGGTGAGTATGGCGGTGTTGACGTGTTGAAGTTTGATTCCAGTGTTGGTGTCCCTGATGTGAAGGAGGATCAGGTTCTTGTTAAGGTTGTTGCTGCTGCTCTTAACCCTGTTGATGCCAAGAGAAGGCAGGGAAAGTTCAAGGCCACTGATTCTCCTCTTCCG ACTGTTCCGGGGTACGATGTTGCCGGAGTGGTGGTGAAGGTTGGTAGCAAAGTAAAGGATTTCAAGGTGGGTGATGAAGTATATGGTGATGTTAATGAGAAAGCACTTGAAGGGCCTAAGCAGTTTGGGTCTTTAGCTGAGTACACTGCTGTTGAGGAGAGATTGTTAGCACCAAAACCAAAGAACTTGAACTTTGCTGAGGCTGCTTCTCTTCCTCTTGCAATTGAGACTGCTTATGAGGGTTTGGAGAGGCTTGGATTCTCCCCTGGTAAATCCATTCTTGTTCTAAATGGTTCTGGTGGTGTTGGAACCCTAGTCATTCAG CTAGCTAAGAAAGTTTTTGGGGCTTCAAGAGTTGCTGCCACTTCAAGCACCAGAAATTTGGAGCTGTTGAAAAGCTTGGGAGCTGATTTGGCTATTGACTACACAAAGGAGAACTTTGAAGACTTGCCAGAAAAATTTGATGTCGTTTATGATGCCATTG GGCAATGTGAGAGGGCAGTGAAGGCAGTGAAAGAAGGTGGGAGTGTGGTGGCACTAACAGGAGCAGTTACACCACCTGGGTTCAGATTTGTGGTTACTTCCAATGGAGCTGTTCTCAGGAAACTGAACCCTTACTTGGAGAGTGGACAAGTAAAGCCAGTTGTGGATCCCAAAGGTCCCTTCTCCTTTGCTCAGCTTGCTGAAGCCTTCACTTACCTTGAAACAAACCGTGCTACTGGAAAGGTTGTCATAAGTCCCATCCcataa